The following proteins are co-located in the Desulfomicrobium macestii genome:
- a CDS encoding CoB--CoM heterodisulfide reductase iron-sulfur subunit B family protein, with product MFKIAYYPGCSGQGTSLEYDSSTRAVCKALDVELVDIPDWSCCGSTPAHTVNHVLSAALSARNLAQVEVMGMDKVTTPCPSCLTNLRTAAHKMEDPGFRTKANALLDVPCNGNVDAQSVLQVLTEHVDLELIKSKVVKPLTGIKIACYYGCIMNRPPELMRFDHHENPMAMDNLMTALGAEVVPFALKVECCGASYGIPRNDIVTRLSGKLLDAGRDVGADAFVTACPLCQMNLDLRQGQINHALHEKFKIPVFYYTQLLGYALGLDRAVLGFEKLCVDPRLALGKIKQPAQAR from the coding sequence ATGTTTAAAATCGCGTATTATCCGGGCTGTTCCGGTCAGGGTACATCCCTGGAATACGACAGCTCCACCCGCGCGGTCTGCAAGGCCCTGGACGTGGAGCTGGTGGACATTCCGGATTGGAGCTGTTGCGGTTCCACTCCCGCGCACACCGTCAATCATGTCCTGTCCGCGGCCCTGTCCGCCCGCAACCTGGCCCAGGTCGAGGTCATGGGCATGGACAAGGTGACCACGCCCTGTCCCAGCTGCCTGACCAACCTGCGCACCGCAGCCCACAAGATGGAAGATCCCGGATTTCGGACCAAGGCCAATGCGCTCCTCGACGTGCCCTGCAACGGCAACGTGGACGCGCAGTCCGTGTTGCAGGTGCTGACCGAGCACGTGGATCTTGAGCTGATCAAATCCAAGGTGGTCAAGCCCCTGACCGGAATCAAGATCGCCTGCTACTATGGATGCATCATGAACAGGCCCCCGGAGCTGATGCGTTTCGACCATCACGAAAATCCCATGGCCATGGACAACCTGATGACCGCGCTTGGCGCCGAGGTCGTGCCTTTCGCGCTCAAGGTCGAGTGTTGCGGGGCGTCCTACGGCATTCCGCGCAACGACATCGTGACTCGGCTGTCGGGCAAGCTGCTGGATGCCGGACGTGATGTCGGCGCCGACGCCTTCGTGACCGCCTGTCCGCTGTGCCAGATGAATCTGGACCTGCGGCAGGGGCAGATCAATCACGCCCTGCACGAGAAATTCAAGATCCCGGTTTTCTATTATACCCAACTCCTTGGCTATGCTCTGGGACTGGACCGCGCCGTGCTTGGCTTTGAAAAGCTCTGTGTCGATCCGAGACTCGCCCTGGGCAAGATCAAACAACCGGCGCAGGCCAGGTAG